From a region of the Calliphora vicina chromosome 4, idCalVici1.1, whole genome shotgun sequence genome:
- the LOC135957782 gene encoding farnesol dehydrogenase-like, with translation MSHLQQKPLKIAVVTGASSGIGAACCTALLQHGMIVVGLARRQDKMEQEVLSNIPAEQRYRFHARKCDVRSENDIRHTFAWIADHLGGIDVLINNAAILKNTQIIKPNNTEDLRDVLDTNILGVALCTREAFAIMKNYCRDTGHVIIINSLMGHFVPHLPGLSLNLYAPTKYALTAMTEVLRQEFLMEQTKIKITSISPGAVKTPIVGEYSNLPAEYSLLRPQDVADAVVYCLQTPPNVQIHELMIRPLGGTF, from the exons ATGTCTCATCTTCAGCAGAAGCCATTAAAAATTGCCGTAGTAACGGGTGCCAGTTCGGGTATAGGAGCTGCCTGTTGCACAGCCTTGTTGCAACATGGCATGATTGTTGTGGGCTTGGCTCGTCGCCAAGATAAAATGGAACAAGAAGTTCTTTCAAATATACCAGCTGAACAACGATATCGTTTTCATGCCCGGAAATGTGATGTGCGTTCGGAGAACGATATACGTCACACATTTGCATGGATAGCAGATCATTTGGGCGGCATAGATGTGCTCATCAATAATGCGGCTATCttgaaaaatacacaaattatcAAGCCAAACAATACCGAGGATTTAAGAGACGTTCTGGATACAAATATTTTAGGAGTAGCTTTGTGTACACGAGAAGCCTTTGCCATAATGAAAAACTATTGTCGCGACACTGGCCATGTCATTATAATCAATAGTTTAATGGGTCACTTTGTGCCCCATTTGCCTGGTCTGAGTTTAAATTTGTATGCCCCCACTAAGTATGCGTTAACCGCCATGACGGAAGTTTTGCGTCAGGAGTTTCTAATGGAACAAACCAAAATCAAAATAACG AGCATAAGTCCCGGAGCTGTTAAAACACCAATAGTGGGTGAATATTCAAATCTACCAGCCGAATACTCTCTACTACGCCCCCAAGATGTAGCCGATGCAGTGGTTTATTGTTTGCAAACCCCACCAAATGTTCAAATACATGAATTAATGATACGACCACTAGGAGGAACTTTTTAG
- the LOC135956590 gene encoding farnesol dehydrogenase-like, whose translation MEKWRNKVAVVTGASAGIGAACCIALVENGMNVVGLARRQERIEQLRDTWPGEKEKQQRLHALKCDVRNEVEVVETFEKIVQEYGAIAVLINNAGIVRDTQLIKENNTQDLRDTMDTNVMGVVYCTREAFKTMSKNENSQGHVILINSVGGHSVVSFPGLSLNLYAASKYALTAMTEVYRNEFLMNNTKIKITSISPGLVKSELFPERAEILLKDAPILESSDVADAVVYCLQTPPHVQVKCFHIG comes from the exons ATGGAAAAGTGGCGCAATAAGGTGGCTGTAGTGACGGGAGCCAGTGCGGGCATTGGAGCGGCCTGCTGTATAGCACTGGTTGAAAATGGCATGAATGTTGTGGGTCTGGCCAGACGCCAAGAACGAATCGAACAATTACGTGATACATGGCCGGGtgagaaagaaaaacaacaacgtTTGCATGCCCTCAAATGTGATGTACGCAATGAAGTTGAAGTAGTTGAGACATTCGAAAAGATTGTCCAAGAATATGGTGCCATAGCGGTGCTAATAAATAATGCTGGCATTGTACGTGATACACAGCTGATCAAAGAGAATAATACGCAAGACTTACGTGATACCATGGATACAAATGTCATGGGTGTGGTATATTGCACGAGAGAGGCATTCAAGACCATGTCCAAGAATGAGAACAGTCAGGGTCATGTGATATTAATAAATAGTGTGGGAGGCCATAGTGTGGTGAGTTTTCCGGGCCTGTCCTTAAATTTATATGCCGCCTCAAAATATGCCCTAACAGCCATGACAGAAGTCTATAGGAATGAGTTTCTAATGAATAATACGAAAATCAAAATAACC agTATTAGTCCGGGTTTAGTGAAATCAGAATTGTTTCCTGAAAGAGCGGAGATACTTTTAAAAGATGCACCAATACTGGAATCTTCTGATGTGGCAGATGCTGTAGTTTATTGTCTACAAACTCCACCTCATGTGCAGGTAAAGTGTTTCCATATTGGTTAA